Within the Burkholderia mayonis genome, the region CACCGCGCCGTATTCGCCGCGCAGCGCCGGATCCTTGCGCTCATATGGGTTCCACGTATTGAAGCGGTGCAGGTCCGCCACGTATGGAAAGATGCGCTCGGCGTTCGCATCGATCCGCGCGCTGCGCTCGACGCGAAACGTGCCCGGCCGCGACGCCGCATACAGCATCAGCAGCAGCGCCAGCGCGACCGCCGCCGCGCAGGCGATCACCACGATCTCGACCATCGCCGTCTCCTCTCGCTCGCGTCAGCCGAGCTTGCTGTCGAGCTCGCGGAACCGCTCGACCGCATCGCTCGGCTCGAAGTCGTCGAACTCGAACAGCTGCCGCACTTCGATCTCGCCGTCCTCGCGCTCGCCGAACGGCGCGGGAAAACGGCGGGTCCATTCGAGCGCCTCGTCGCGCGACCGCACCTGGATCAGCGTATAGCCGGCGATCAGTTCCTTCGTTTCGGTGAACGGACCGTCGACGACGGTGCGCTTGCCGCCCGAATAACGAACGCGCCAGCCCTTCGACGACGGCTGCAGCCCCGACGCATCGAGCAGCACGCCCGCCTTCGCCAGTTCTTCGTGATAGGTCGCCATCGCGGCGATCAGGGATTCGTCGGGCATCGCACCGGACTCGCTCGTCGCGTTGGCCTTCACCATGATCATGAAACGCATCGCTCTCTCCTTTGGCAGATGGACGGACGCCTCATCCGGCATCCCGACCCTACGACGGACAATGCGATCGCCGCTCGACATTCCGGGCGTCGAACTCGGGAAAACCCCTAGCGCCGGTTCACGCGCATGACGGGCTTGCACTCGCCGCCCAAAAAGCCAAGCGCAAGAACGAATACAGGATGTATTCGCAGCGGGCATGGCGCGGCGATCGGCCTTTCCGGCGGCCGATCCCGCGAAATTCGGGGTGTTTGGCCCGGCCAGACGATGCGCCTCCCTCGTTGCACTGCGCCCCGCGGTAAGCCCCGTTGGCAGGCGGCATGCAGCGCACGTTCGCAAACCCGTTTAGCGTGAACGGACCCTGGATCGATGCGATACGCGACGCCCGGCGGGCGTCGGTCGGATTCACGCGAAACCGCTCAGGAGAAGCACGGGCCGATCTCGCGCACCTCGACCGAGCACCACTCGGCAGCAGGGCAGCCCTTCGCGATTGCGAGCGCTTCGCCTTCCGTCTCGACGTCGAGCAGGAAGAAGCCGCCGACCATTTCCTTCGCTTCGGCGAACGGTCCGTCGACGAGGCGCACTTCGCCGTTGCGCACCTGCACGCGCGTCGACTTGTCGTCGGACACGAGCGATTCGGCGCCGATCAGCACGCCGCGCGATTGAAGCTCGCCGGCGAAGTGGCGCATCCGCTCGTACAGGATTTCGCCTTCGGCTCGCGTGCGTGCCGTGCGTTGGCCCCGCGGTTCGATGATCAACAACATGTAGCTCATTTGCGTCACCTCCTGTGACGATGCCGTCCGGAATCGCTCG harbors:
- a CDS encoding YciI family protein, which translates into the protein MRFMIMVKANATSESGAMPDESLIAAMATYHEELAKAGVLLDASGLQPSSKGWRVRYSGGKRTVVDGPFTETKELIAGYTLIQVRSRDEALEWTRRFPAPFGEREDGEIEVRQLFEFDDFEPSDAVERFRELDSKLG
- a CDS encoding YciI family protein codes for the protein MSYMLLIIEPRGQRTARTRAEGEILYERMRHFAGELQSRGVLIGAESLVSDDKSTRVQVRNGEVRLVDGPFAEAKEMVGGFFLLDVETEGEALAIAKGCPAAEWCSVEVREIGPCFS